The genomic segment ttatataAGAACCTTCTTTATATGCAATACCCTATAGCAGAAGCCAGAACCAGAACTCAGAATCCAGAAGCACAAAATCAATAATCACAGAAGCTATAGAATCACAGAAGCACTCTGGTCCCAGctgtgtcataagtcaaggactacctggatagataaataggtaggtaggtaggtaggtaggtagtaggtaggtagatgattgatagatagatagatagatagatagaaggtagatagatagaaggtagatagatatgatagatagattgatagatagatgatagatagatagatagatagatagatagatagatagatagatagatagatagatagatagatagatagatagatagatagatagatgcatgcatgcatgcatacatacatacatacatacatacatacatacatactgtagatcagtggtagtcaacctgatcCCTACTGCCccctagtgggcattccagctttcatggtaggcggtaggggtttgctgtaactctgctttataaattttataaagtaaagttacttccctactttataaatcaccattactgtggagccggtgggcggttagaaaattttactactaacagagatacaaaagtgggtggtagatataaaaaggttgactacccctgctgtaggtaggtaggtaggtagatgaaccTAAGCCACTCCCAGGCTCCCAGCCATCTAGGtcaccaaacagtccccattggctgacctgttaccatgtctattccaATTCATGAACCTTTCTATACTGGCAATCCGGTCTCCAGCTTTAGcaggtggctggactagaaggcctccaaagtgccttccagctctcttctgattatTTGCTGATCCAAGTCATAGAGAAGCCCCCATCTCTAAGGTTGTGCGAAGCGTCCCACGAAATCTTCTAGTGGAACAAGAAAACGTGTTGATGCTTCTTCCATTGTAGCTCTTCAAAGGGTTGGTTGGGATTTACTCCCTCAATTTACGTGGCATTAGTCAGAATTTTGGGTTGCGGTGGCAATGAACCCTCAGCAACGGCTAAGTAGGCACAAGTATGGGTTGCCAGCTACTGTGGGAATGAATCAGATCTAAGGATGATTCACATCCTTTTATGTCTTAAGCCCTACTCGTCGCTCTGTCTGGGAAGGGGGACCCCACCCAAAAAATTAGAAgcctcatttttttccaaaatgtccatgtgtgtttgtgtgtgtgcttacAGACTTCGTTGTTGCCTTTGTCAGTCACAGCAAGTTTTCgtcagaaaaaaaatggcaagatGGCTGACAATTTAATTGatgtgtacagatagtccttgtttagtaaCCACAAGGGAGTACTGACAAATGGATTGTTAAGCAGTGCAGTTGCTAAGGGCAACTGGGGTGTGTATGCTTATGCTCTTCCTTCAAGCTTCCTTTGGTTTACAGAGGTTGTAGATGCAAGGATTGGTTATCCCATGTTGCTTTTTCCTCACCGTCGTAACtgagaacagtcactaaatgaggaccacCAGCTATATATAATAGCTCTTCaataaatccccattcccccccaccccaccccgaataAAATTCCAATATTGAAAGACCATACAGTGACGTAATTGTGGTATTAAAAATAACACTTGGGATGATTTGTGGTAgataagtgttggaagaaatatccatctgggttcagttccaagtggggagacagacactggaaacatggcagctgtttggaaagatggtttaatggtggacaggaccacatggcttgatgTCCCGGGCAAAAAAGCACATGGATAAGAGAgggatttataccctctcttggaccCTCTCTTAAGAGTTTactgttcctgtacaagaaaagtatcccattggctgtcagacttcCAGGGGGCGGGGCTCTTAGCTAACTTGGTAGGCTGTCCTGGGTcacaggcttggttgagccttgctgggtgatgtaatcttctcaGGTtccttgtggtgagatgggtagagggctaatgtcttgagggccatgtcttaatcccatcaccttggaACTGAAGGgaagggagctgctttgtctttaaaactatgtttctccttttctcatgcagaataatataatattctgcctttttaatatttcctagaatatttcattcttctaggaaatgAGGTGGGTTCTAACTTCCTACACATTCACTGCAGATTTTTCTAATCTTATGTTGAAATCTTTCAATGCAGATTTTTCTAGTTTCCTTCTCTAGACTTTCTACGAGCTAATTACAATAACAGAGTGTTAACAGAGGGCTTTGAGGTTTAACTTTATTGGTGATTAAACTGTTAACTATTATAGTAGCTAAATGTTATAACAGGTCCAATTGGTTGCAAATACATGTGGAAGTTTATAAATCTTTACACCTGAttcacaaggagaaaaaaaataccttGCAATATATTTGTCAGTGGTCATCTAGGAGCGAATAATACTGTCTGTGTTTTTGTCTTGTATACAGAGTATACATTAGCATTTTGTCTTGTATACAGagtatacattagcatttccttatttgtatcacatctcctctcttctgactcaaattatttatatcttcaTAACAAGGTCCAAACAAAAATTTGtaagatttgtggatttttttcaccagatcccaaattacaatttatggcccggttatttatcctaattaaggtagtccagtctcttcttgaaagcttctagtgatgaagctcccacaacttccgaagacaaCGTCTGTTCCATCAATTAATTGTTCCCAGTTTcagaaaatttttatttctaggttgaatctctccttgatcagcttccatccattgttccttgtctgcccctcaggtgcttttgaaaataggtTGACACCTATTCTCTCATTGACAGtacctcaagtattggaagactgctcttcCAATGAGGACCttgattgttggggcaatatgctgactctgtaaaccgcttagagagggctgtgaagcactgtgaagcagtatataagtctacatgctattgctatcatgtctcccctggttcttctcttcactagttcctgcaaccgttcttcatatgttttaacctccagtcccctaatcatcttggttgctctcctctgcactctttctagagtctgcacatcttttctataacatggtgagcaaaactggatgcaatattctagttGTGGTCTTACTAAGTAGGTAAGtaaagccaaggtggtgcagtgggtagagtgcagtactgcaggcacttcagctgactgctatctgcagttcagcggttctaatctcaccggctcagggttgactcagccttccatccttccgaggtgggtaaaatgaggacccggattgttgttgggggcaatatactgactctgtaaaccgcttagagagggctgaaagccctatgaagcggtatataagtctaactgctattgctacgaGATGTATCTCTGCCTTGGGAGTCTTAATTTGTTTTAtgactgtttccttccttctgatAAGAGGCTTAATgtgggtttcttttttccttatgtGTGTCCCAGGATTTACAACTTGCGCAAGAAAGAAGATCAAGAAACATGGCAGCAATCCCGTCCAGTGGCTCCCTTGTGGCAACCCACGACTACTACCGAagtaagaggagagagaaaaaaataacattgttaGCCATTGTCAAGGAAGGGCTAAAGAAACGCTCAACACAGGATTGGGACATGCTGAGCATTTTCCACCTTGTGGACCTCAGAAAGGGTGTTACACACCATGTGACATCAACACTGCTTGGACTACAGGGGAGACCCTTCTCAAATGGGGTTGGAAGAAGGGGGCTTGTCCTACAGTGCCCAGTCCCCTCTTTGTGGAGGAGGTGGTCAATTCACCATATTGTGCAaacgcagagaatagatgtgatgaatttcccaaaggtgctttttttcaagaagcaactggactttctggtttttctttgaagatgtttcgcttttcatccaggaagcttcttcagaagcgaaacgccttcagaGAAAGGCCAAGAAAGGCCAGtggccccttgaaaaagcacctttgaccagcctggatgactgagaatctccacagacagatGGGATGAGTGCAGTGAGAAGGTGGATGCCCAGGAGGGAGGAGGTGCATCTTACCAAGCAACATAGATAAGCCCGTCTCGAAAAGGAGGAATAAGAGGCAGCTCTACCCATCTATCGTGTGTGAGAGATAGAGGATAAAGACAGTCCCTCCTCAATAATTCCCACAGTATATGGTAGATGCAGAGAGTAGAGTATAGATTTTGCCCATAAACTCAGTGAACTCAGCTTAGAAGAATCACCACGCATCATTCCTGGTTTTGGGCCTGACACTAGGTTAATTACTAACCAggttaaatgtgtgtgtgtgtgtgtgtatgtgtgtgtgtgtgtgtgtatgtgtgtatgtatatatatatatatatatatatatatatatatatatatatatatatatatatatatatatatatatatatatgttgtctttgttatatatgtgttttttatttgataaataaataaagggagactagtatagatctatttcaagctatttagctctcatcagctagccatacccttactgggaatttctggtttctgtcgtgatggactcttgtgacgagccgattgacagatgatggaagcagttagcttcctcccataattggggcttaccaagggttgtgactctaaataaaatatatatatatatatatatatatatatatatacacacacacacacacacacacacacacacacacacacacacacaccacacacacacacactgatcacTATCTTGGGCGCCACGTTTGAGATGAAGACAGCGAAAGGAGGTTTCAAGGGACAAAACTTTGGTTTATGTGAACTCAACCGTTgtgccaatcaccgggagactagTTCTGCCTTcaccgggagttctagtccccccttagccatgaaagccagctggatgattttgagccaggagactgggagttctagtcccatcttatcCACGAAATCCGGCTGAATGATTTTGAGCCGATTGCTAGGAgacaatgaattctagtcccgccttagccatgaaagccagctgggtgactttggtccagttgctaggagacggtgagttctagtcccgcattagcaatgaaagctggctgggtgactgggccaatcaccaggaggctgtgagttctattcctgccttagccatgaaagccagctgggtggtttTGAGCCAATTgctaggaggcagtgagttctagtcccaccttagccatgaaagccagctgggtgactttgggccagtcatcctCTCGGCCTTAGGCAGGAAGCAACCGCAGACCACTTCttgaaatcttgctaagaaaattgcGGAAACTTAGTGAAACAGTCGTCACGACTCAGTGGAAGGCACTAAAACGAAAACAAGAAACAGCTCCCAAAACAAGCTTCTTTCCTTGCCTTGTTTATAAAGAGAAAAGTCGTGAGTTTCCTAGTAACCCAACGAGTTTTTAAGCTTCTCTCTCTGCTTGACAAGGCTGCTTTCCGTTTCGGCTGTTGAATCGGATTAATTTAAGACCGCACTGAAAAAAACCTTCACCTCCTGTTCCCTGACCTGAACGGGCTTGTCTGAATCGCTGCCCAAGTCCTTGGCAatctttcattgtttatttttccaCCCCGGATAGAGTTTTGGGGCACAAAGGCATGACAGTGTAAAGTTCATCGGTTTAGTGGGAAACGTGGCAATGTAGGCGGTGCGTTGGATTGTTTGCAAAGAATGGTGTCCCTTCCCTGGTCTCTGCAGCATTCACGTGAGAAGATGGGATATGTGTTGAGATGGGATTTTggagctagagcagtgtttctcaaccctggcgactttaagtcctgtggacttcaactcccagaattccccagccagctgtgctggctgggggattctgggagttgaagtccacaggacctaaagtcgccaaggttgagaaacactgagctagaggcTGTTAGTTTTGGGAAGTTTTTCTGGGTCTCTTTGTTCAACCCCAACTTTGTTGCAACTTTTTGAACAATATTAATGAAACACCTGatgcatttcatttaataattaCGCAAAGTGAAAGTCTGAAGCAGAGGAATCCaaagcttggcaactttgaggcttgtgggcttcaactcccagaattccccagccagcgatgtttgatttgatttgatttgatttgatttattgcatttctatgccgccttattcccagagggactcaaggcggctcacaaaccaaagtaaggggggggggatacaaacaggagaaaaacaacggacaaacaactacaacaatttaaaagcaatcaacaaccacacaattcgagcggggacggggaactcgccagccccaggcctgtcgggacagccaggttttaagggctttgcggaaagcctgaagggtggtgagggtccgaatctccacggggagctcgttccagagggccggagcagccacagagaaggccctcctccgggtggtagccaatcggcattggccggtagatggaattcggaggaggcctagtccgtgggatctaataggtctgttggaggtaatgttgcctgaggaatgctgggagttgaagtccacgtgtcttaaaagttgccaaaattggacaCCCTTCTGTAATAAGAAATTACAGAGTTTTAAGTTAGTGTGACCCCCAATTAATGTCTATGAAAAAGGCTCTGGATATTGTTTATTTCTGAgtgcagataatcctcaacttacaaccccagGTGCAACCGGACCTTCTGTCACTAAGCGATGCAGTCAGTGAGTTGCGTctgatattttttatttctttgccatggttgttaagtgaacctggcttcccccattgattttgcttgtaggaagggcacgaaatggggcaaaactcgctatcttgcttagcaacagaaatcttgggttcagttgtaaattgaagactacccgTAGCAATATTTTGGCTAACATGGTGCCTTGTCTTCTCCTACAGGACGGTTGGGTTCCACCTCCAGTAACAGCTCCTGTGGAAGTGCTGAGTACTCCGGAGAAGTCATCCCGCACCATCCAGGTCAGTGTTTTGTAGAAGGTCAAAATTCATTCTTGCTTTTAGTAAGAGGCCTTTGCAAATCAAAGTCCCTGATTTCATGTACTAAGATGACAGGAAGAATGTGAATGGAGAGGAATGTTTACTAAATGGTAGATAGGATTTTGCGCATAGGTATCATCAGCGCAAATTGTGGGAATGTTGACTGGACTAAATCACCATGGAGTGAACTGAGTCTGTCTTTTGGGGTGAAATCTGACGTTGCTTGAAATTTGTCCGTTAAATCCATAGTCCGTAAAATCCATAGTCCATTGAATCAATATACTTATTCTTCTCATAAGACTAaagacttttaaatattttttgtgaAGCCTTATGATGATTTATTACCAGGAAATAAATAGGGTTGCTCTCTGGAGCGCACCCTGGATTGGTTTGCACTCATGTGCTATCAAGCATCACATTGTTGACTGCTTGTCTTGTCGGAttctcttctccatgttgacttTGGGTGAGCTGAGACCAAGGAGTCTTACTCAAGCAAAAATAGGTTTGCACTCAGACCCACCAAGAAAGTGGCTGAGATTTTCAATAGCCAATTCTAATCTAAGTAAGCTAGGCGGGGCGAGCAATTTGCTCTCTATAAAGTTCAGAGGTGAGCATGTTGATTCAGTACACTCTAACACACTCTTTTCTTAGCTATTTATTCTGATTTTGCTATGCAAGGTGCATGAACATCTAAGCGCACACTCTTTTGATTGCATGTGAAACGAGAAAGGTTGAAGagcacagggagtcctcgacttgtgaccagtcacatagtgaccgttcaaagttatggtgGACCCCCTGGGGGTATCTATGATCTAAACTCAAAGTTCCAACAATCTCCCCATTGCACCccagtgatcatgtgatcacagtttGAGCACTTGGCCACTGGGCcacatttacagctgtttgcagtgtCCCTCAGTCAATTGACTACATTTTATGCCAGTCTTGCTGAAAACCAGCAGCTACTTCTGGGTATTGGCAAAAccattcctgttctgacccccctccgtacggtgagtcacgccgacacaagattactgctagacaattattcacagtaaattaacacaccaacaagactttggcagcaacccagacttccacagataagaaatacacacaagagcttctccagctttagtataacggttgtgtcctgcaaaaagcttcctcccaaagtctcttcttatatactcccttgggaggagcctaattacaaccacctggccccaattgtCTTttatatctccgtagttgctgtcaGTGCTTATTTGCccatctttgcctggcgtccgggaccaccCCCCTTAgcccctccccactgctccagagcctgacgtcagggacaaactccctttggctttcaccgctgctccatgcctcaggcgcctcctgatggccaaccagcctctctggtccctgctcggagtctgaaccctgtccagggtcctccacatcttccagagccgactcatagggtccctcgctatcggagtctgtttgcagctccaacagctcctgctgggccacaacacgtgCCTATAGCAAACtatgggttcacttaatgactcctgattggtttaacaaccagggtgattcccttaacaaccgtcacaaaaaaatagtaaaattggATCAGTCTCACGAGATTTGATCCTGATGGATAGGACTATCTGTAACGTAGTTTCCAGGGCCCATGACCAATTTCAATAAACTATTGAGTTGTGTGGCATAGCGGCGTGGTGATCTAGTGATAAAGACACTCATCTCCCGCTCAGAAGGTTGCGAATTCAATTCTAGATAGGGTAGGCGTTTCTCTCCTAAAGCGCAAAAAAcaaaatctgctgtgaactctgtgtaggcatcaggaagggcatccagccagtaaatgctcagctccggCCAGTCGTCCCGACTGtacccaaattaagggattatggggtcgtaaaaagaaaaagaaataggataATTTGGGGGGAAGTAAATCCTCCTGAATTTTCTGCTTTATTTGCACATCTTTAATTCGGTTTCGGTTGAAGAAGAAGGAGATTCTAGCCAAATTCAAAGAAGatgcaaaattgtcttcctgCCATTTGGGTGCAGCTGATGAGCTGATCTCAGTTCCTTCTTTGGCCAAAACATTATATCCATCAGCAATTTTATGGTGCTGACTCTTTTGTTACCCTTTTCTTTTGCTaaagaaaggaatagaaatgTCCTTGTGTGATTAACATGGATTGGCAGGAGAGTAAATAATTCAAAATACCTTCTATTCTTTCACTTGGGGTTATCTAAGGCAAGAAGGCTTGGATCTAAGAAAGTTTGGGTATAAGCAAAAAATCTCATTGGCAGAGATTTTTCTGGCTGGCCTTCTCTAAGTTAAACTGAAGGCCGATGTGCTACGGGAATATTACATTCTGTGTCCCCTCTTTTCTCCTGCATGTTCACTCCCGTCAAAAAGGagagtatagatagtcctcactttacaaccataatggagtcTTTCCAATTACGGTTGTAAAGCCGGTTGTCACGTGACCGGACCTGAGTTTACAACCTTTTTTCGTTAcctttttttgtggcagtcattaatcAAACATCGGGTCATTAACTGAACGGCCATCTTTACCAAAACctagaaataccgtatttttcaaagtataagacacacttttttttcctcccctaaaaatgggtgaaaattgtgttgcgtcttatacagcgaatgttgccgaagccccgcccacccactagCCCCCCACACTTTGGCTGTTTTGTGGCCTCCGTACACTTCGTTTTAGATCCCTTCCAGGATGTGGCGATCGCCTCTGCCGCGCATCACGTTTTCAACCTCTGCACATCACGTTTTCGGCCAGTTCTAGGCAGCAGCGGCAATCCCCGCCACTTGGAACTGGCTGAAAATGCGATGTGCAGAGGCCGAAAACATGCCACGCGGAATCGGAGATTGGTGGCGATGTGCTGTGAcgaatccctgcagcctggaacggGTCTAAAATGGAACGTCTGGAGGCCAGAAAGGCAACGCATGGAGGCGGCAATGGGCTgtggcgatccctgcagcctggaacagctgattgggggtattccgggaggccaatcCATTGTGCTGAATCAGGCGGCAATAACGTGcagaagctgaccaggctgtttgccgCAAGGactctagccagatgaataccgatggatgctggtaggcagaagcaggattttttttttcttcttttcctcccccaaatTAAGGTAcggcttatactccgaaaaatacggtagaaaCTGGCTTTTGCTATGTAACTAAAATGACAGGCGCATAAATGCGGGCTGGTTTTTGAGCaacccaaaatgcagtcacataGTTGCAGGCAGCTGCTGGAACTGGGTTGTAGGTAAAGTACTTTTTGGCAGtccgttgtaagtttgaactgTTGTTAAGCGGCCGGTCGTAAGTAGACAACTACCTGCAATCTAGAAGCAAGAAGATCCATTGTAAATCCACTCTTAGTTCAGGAAGTAGTACACTTTGAGTAATTTTGTGCCAGTCACTATCTCCATCCACTTGGAGGTGGTAAGAACCattgcacgacaaaagcgcgccgacaaaaccgcgacatcatcaacgcggtgacaacagcgtggcgacagaagtgcgatttacaacagcgcagcgacagaatggtgatttaagttaaggtaagggttaggattaaggttaggtttagggttaggtttaggtttacagcgcgcttctgtcgccgcgctgttgtcggcacgattcagcgctcattcgtcggagcgttttagaactcgtggttttgtcaccgcggttttgtcaccgcggttttgtcagtcgcccttttgtcggtgaaccggtaaGAATAGTAGCAGGACTTTGTGTGCTACCTTGaatttctagaacaggggtcaccaaccgtGGCAACtatatgacttgtggacttcaactcccagaattcctcagccagcagtcagccatgctggctgaggaattctgggagttgaagtccacacgtcttaaagttgctgcaGTTGGAGAGTCCTGCTCTAGAGGAACGgacttaataaattaaattaaattaatttaaatattcaaTAAGACAAAGTGGTCTCTAAACTAAACAACGTTCCTGTTTCTGAtaactagtttttcttttcctttcctttccttgtagGTCTTCCCAAATCTGATCCTGGACACTGGTGGGCTAGTTTCTTCTTTGGGAAACACACCCATCCAGTGATGACAACTGTATCGGAATCTCCAGAGAAGTAAGTGAGCTGggattagaccagtgtttctcaaatcttggcaactttaaaaaggggtggtcttcaactcccagaattccccagtcctcTGGTCGGGGTAGTTGTGGCATGGAGGCAGACctaacaagtagtcctcgacttacaaccattcatttagcagtcgtttcaaccagtggtgggtttcaaaaatttttagaacctcttctgtaggtatggcctgctttgtgggtgtggcttgccggccatgtgaccagatgggagtggcttgccagccatgtgaccaagtgggagtggcttgccagccatgtgattgggtgggcatggccaagttgtaaaatgtggtgaaactcacttaacaacgctcttgcttagcaaccaaaatgttgtctcagaaactctggcatttgaagcacgcaagtcttaaagctgtcaagttacaagacccttgcacccctaaccctttagaaaaaaaacccagcggtgttcaaacttgacagctttaagacttgtggacttcaactcccagaattcctcctctcgctcttcatcttgatgatgggcggacaggcggggggagggagctggaaccggttctaaaccgcactgtagatttgtggaacctcttctacagaagaggttagaactggcaggaaccctggTTTGAACCTATGACTATGCTGAAAAAAGGTccaatccacttaacaacctttgTACCAACCCCAAAGGTTTCACATCATTGCGATTCGGGCCCTTGGCAACCAgctcgcacttatgaccaactGTGCTGTCCTGTGTTTGAGCAATTGCAATTTGcaaccatttttgctcatttctggcaaaaaaaaaaaaaaaaagttccattgCGGTATGCGTTTTAATCACcacggattcacttaatgaccatgatgGTTTGCATAATGGTCATCATAAAATCATATCCGACTTTAACGTATGACAGCAGtgacttaacaatggaaattctagtcccaactgtgatcataagtcgaggactacctgggtgcagaggtggtattcagccggttcagaccggttcgcatGAACCggtcggtagtggaaattttaaccagtttggagaaccggcaaatacaaacctctgactggccccgccccttccaccaccaccaccacccttccaGGAGTTCCCACGTGTCCCGTTTTGGCTcccaggagaaaaagaggagggaagaaCCACAAACCCTGGCACTAGAGGCaacttcagaggatgctttgaaacggcacagcaatccagggctggaagggacctcggaggtcatctagtccgatcttctgctctagcaggagaccttatatcatcttggttattttggtgcctctaacacagaggattaccaacctctcccccctcccctctaattaaaaaaaaaacctagagcaaaaacttcatgcagtattaaaaagaagaatagaaaagaggggctgctgtgtattgtttaatggagtGCAAAATTTCTCTCCTAAAGCGCAAAAAAcaaaatctgctgtgaactctgtgtaggcatcaggaagggcatccagccagtaaatgctcagatcCGGCCAGTCGTCCCGATTGtacccaaattaagggattatggggtcgtaaaaagaaaaagaaataagataaTTTGGGGGGAAGTAAATCCTCCTGAATTTTCTGCTTTCTTTGCACATCTTTAATTTGGTTTCGGTTGAAGAAGAAGGAGATTCTAGCTCccctctaattaaaaaaaaaaacctagagcaaaaacttcatgcagtattaaaaagaagaatagaaaagaggggctgctgtttattgtttaatggagtgcaaaattggcaaaatggacggctaaattgtaaatttaatgaatttatatgccgcccaattccgaaggactccgggcggcttacataaaaacagctctaaaagaatacaaaaaatataaaatagagaagaaagcaggttaaaaaacacatcatgcactcagtcttagtggggctggacctcagtcatgaggtcaacagccccaggcctgccggaatagccaggtcttagtagacttacggaaggccgagagagtcggcagggtccggatctctgggggtagatcgttccatagggccggggcagctccagagaaggccctcctccgaggggccaccagacgacattgtctagtcaacggcacctggaggaggcccatcctgtgtgatcttaccagacgctgggaggtatgtgacagaagacggtctcgtagatatccgggtcctaagccatgtagg from the Thamnophis elegans isolate rThaEle1 chromosome 5, rThaEle1.pri, whole genome shotgun sequence genome contains:
- the PPDPF gene encoding pancreatic progenitor cell differentiation and proliferation factor yields the protein MAAIPSSGSLVATHDYYRRRLGSTSSNSSCGSAEYSGEVIPHHPGLPKSDPGHWWASFFFGKHTHPVMTTVSESPENSGTFQVANGMITCDLAQEVMRKRHASEPSKSSAGPTA